A region of the Parambassis ranga chromosome 24, fParRan2.1, whole genome shotgun sequence genome:
ACTCCTCGAACTTTTGCTTCCACTCTGCCAAGACTTTGTCAaagcttctttgttttttgtccagtgctgctgatgctgcattAGATCTTTCCAGGTCCAGCATCAGGTCTTCAATCTCATTTTGGAGGCGGTGTTTGGTCTTCTCCAGAGAGGAACACTTTGCATTCACAGCCTCAATGGCCTCCTCAGCCTCCTGGAGCCTCTGAACCAGCTTCTTCTTtgcttcttccagctcctctgtcctctggatGCCATCAGTTTCATATTTTGTCCTCCATGCAGAGACCTCTGAGTTGGACTTGGACAAagctctctgcagctcagctttggcttcctgctcctcttcaAACTGTTCTCGGAGCAGATCACAGTCGTGGCGTGCTGACTGGACAGCATGGGCGAGAGCGTTCTTCGCCTTTACTTCTTCTTCCAGCTGTCGGCGAAGATCTTCCACCTGCTGGTTGTACGAGTTCTTCCCTCTGGTCAGCTGTGATATCAGacactccttctcctccagctgccgTCCAGCGTCGCCGTTCTCTGTGAGCAGCTTGGCCCTCTGGGTCGTCAGGTCATTGATGGTCCGCTGAGCCTCCTCATATTTACTCTTGTACTCGTTCATGTTGTCTTCCATTGTACGGCACATCTTCTCAATGTTTGATTTGACCTTCACCACACTCTCCATGTTAGAATACAGGTCGTCCAGCTCCAGCTTCAGCTcgctcttctccttctccagcttCTGCTTCACACGTTGCAGGTTGTCGATCTGTTCTCCCAGTTCGGCGACGCTGTCGGCATGTTTCTTCCTCAGGGTGGCGGCGGTGGCCTCATGCTGAAGAGTGGACTCCTCCAGCTCCCTCCGTAGCTTCTGAAATTCTGCGTCCCTCTTCTTATTCAGCTCCACCTGAGCGGATGTGGCTCCCCCTGCTTCCTCTAGACGTTCGCTAATATCCTCCAGTTCACGGGAGAGGTCTGAGCGCTGCTTCTCCACTTTGGCCCGGGCTGCACGCTCAgcatccagctcctcctccagctcctcaatTCTCGCCTGGTTTTCTTTCAGCTTCTTTTGGAGCTGAACTGAAGCAACCTGCTCGTCCTCTAGTCTGGAATTTATCTGTGTGACCTCAAAGTCTTTTTTCTTGAGtttttcctccagctgctgtttgtcattCTCCAAGTCCATCAGACTCTCCTGGATCAGCTTCACGTCCCCCTCCAGCTTCCTCTTTGAGCGCTCCAGGTCCATCCtgactttcttttcttgctccagCGAGCCCTCCAGATCGTCCACCTGTTGCTCCAGCTTTGCTTTAGCTTTGGTCAAACTGTTGGCTTTGTCTTCTTCACTCTGCAGGTCGTCCAGGGTCTGCTGGTGAGCCTCCTGCAGTGCCTTCTTCTCCTTGGTCAACTTCATGATGTTTTCATCCTGGGAGGACATCTCCTCTGTCAGGTTTTTCACCTTGTTCTCTGTAGcatgtttctctttttccacCTTGGCTAAAGTTAGCTCCAGGTCATCTATATCTTTCTTCAGCTCAGAACATTCATCTTCAAGCTTGCGTTTCTTAGCTGTGAGATCAGCGTTgagctcctcttcatcctccagtCTTTCAGTCATCTCCTTCAGCTTTGCCTCCTGCTGAATCTTGCTCTTTATAAGCTGTTCACAGCGTTCTTCagcatctgtgagtgtgtcctGTTCAGACTGAATCTGCAGGGTCAGATCGTTCTTCTCTTGGAGAAGAGTCACTATTTTCTCCTCTAATTCCTTCCGCCGTGCTTCAGATTTCTCCAGAGCTTCCTTCAGCTTGTTGAATTCATCCTTCATGTTGGCCATCTCTTTCTCAGACTCAGCGCTTTTTAGCAGGGGTTTGATCTTGAAGAAAAGCTTCATCCAAGGCCAATTCTTCACTCCCAGGAAAGACCGAAGGTTCCACTGGATGACCATCAGGGCATCTCTACGTTCTATCAGCTTGGCAAATTGCTCCCTCATAAGGAGGGCCCTGGCATTGGCCTGGATCCTGGTGATGATACGAGATAGTTGCTCATCACGCATTTCTTCCAGTGTTCCCAGCAGACCAGCCTTAAAGAAGACTTTTGTGTGGCCAAACTTGTACTGAGTGTGGTCGATGTCCAGAGATCCCAGTAACTTTTCAGCACTTTTCTTGCAGTCGATGAACTGGCCCTCAGGGATGGCAGAGGCATTCAGGATCCGGTACCTCTGTTTGAAGTCACCATAGAGCACTCTGTTTGGGAAACCCTTCCTGCAGATCCTGATGCCTTCAAGGACACCGTTACAGCGCAGCTGGTGCATCACAAGGCAGTTGTCCATGACTCCTGGAGTTTTCTTCTCATTAGGAATCAGACAGCGGACGAAGTGTGGATGAGTGGTCTTCAGGTTGGTCATCAGTTTGTTCAGGTTTTCCCTGTGAAGAGCCGACACTGTCTGGAAGGAAGAACCCTTCTTCTTGGCCCCTTTGCCGCCCTTATCGCCACCATCAGCTCCTGAATAGCTCACAAACAGCAGGCTGAGAAGCTTGAGAGAGGACTTCTGGAAAAGGCCGACAACAGTTTCATTCAGGGGGTCTTTGTTTTTCACCAGCCAGCCAGAGATGTTGTAGTCTACAGTGCCAGCGTAGTGAACCAGGGCAAAATGGGCCTCTGCTTTCCCTTTTGCTGCCCTTGGCTTCTCAAACATCTTGTTCTTGCCCAGATGATTATCATAGAGCTTGGACTTGAAGGTCTGGTCACTGGCTTTTGGAAACATGCATTCCTCCTCGAGAATAGACAAGATTCCCATTGGCTTCTCAATCAGGTCAATACAGGCCTGCAAGTCCATCCCAAAGTCAATGAACTCCCAGTCGATGCCCTCTTTCTTGTACTCTTCCTGCTCCAGGACAAACATGTGATGGTTGAAGAACTGTTGCAGTTTCTCGTTGGTGTAGTTGATGCACAGCTGCTCAAATGTGTTGAAATCAAAGATCTCAAATCCAGCGATGTCCAGCACCCCTATGAAGTACTGACGGTGCTGTTTGGTGTCCAGTGATTGGTTGATTCTCACCACCATCCAGTTGAACATCTTTTCGTACACTGACTTAGCCAGTGCACCGATGGCATAGTAGACTTGGTCCACGCTCTGGCCTTTGGTGACGTACTCGTTTCCCACCTTGACCCTGGGATGGCACAGTCCTTTGATGAGGTCAGCGGAGTTCAGTCCCATCAGGTAAGCAGATTTATCAGCAGCTTCGGTGCCATCAGGCTCTGCCTGCTCCTCACGCTGCTTCTGCTTGAACTTCATGTTGCCGTAGTGCATGATGGCACCGGTCAGTTTGTAGACGCCCATCTTCTCGTCTGGGGTGAAACCGAGCACATCAAAGGCGCTGTCAGTGGCCATCAGCTCCTCAGAGTCATTGATGGAAGCGACCGTTACCTCTCCTTGGGAGATGTAGGAGTAGTCATATGGGTTGTTGGTTATCAGCAGCATGTCCAGCAGCTCTGGCTTCTGATTGGACAGGATCTGATAGAAGATGTGGTAGTTTCTCTCAGCCTTGAGCTGAAAGGTGACCCGGGACTTCTCCAGCAGGTACGTCTCAATGTCGGCAGACGACAGTTTGCCGCTGGTGCCAAAATGAATTCGAATGAACTTTCCAAAACGTGACGAGTTGTCATTTCTCAAGGTTTTGGCGTTACCGAAGGCCTCCAGCGCTGGGTTTGCCTGGATGATTTGATCCTCCAAGGTCCCCTTGCTGCTGTCTTTTTTGACTCCACTGCCCACAGCAGCAATGCTGGCAAAGTACTGGATGACTCTCTTGGTGTTTACCGTCTTTCCCGCTCCGGATTCTCCGGTGATGAGGACGGACTGGTTCTCCCTGTCGGTCAGCATGTACTGGTAGGCATTGTCAGAGATGGAGAAGATGTGGGGAGGGGCCTcactcctcttcttcccccTGTAGGCCGCCACCACCTCCGAGTCATAGACAGGAAGCCACTTGTAGGGGTTGACGGTGACACAGAAGAGCCCGGAGTAGGTGTAGATCATCCAGGCGGCATAACGCTCTTTGAGGTTAAACAGCACGGCGGGCTCGTGGAGGAACGTAAACATAGCCATGTCTTCGATTTTATCAAACTTTGGCGGGTTCTGGGGGTGAACATCAGACTCCTTTACTGTCACGGTTGTTCCATCCTCCTTCTTGACGGTCACCATGCCTCCATCTTTGCTCTGGATTTGTCCTTTCACATATTCTACCTTATCGTCAGCAACAAAACATTCAGTCTTGATGTCAAAAGGTCTGGTCTGAGCCTCCAGGCGCTCCTTCTCAGACTTCCTCAGGTAAGGAGCAGCCTTTCCAAACTCAGCCATCAAAGCGTCACCCATGGTTGAGGGTGCAGGTCCTGATCAGTCAGAAGGATCcgggaggagacagagagagattcCTGCTGAAGCTGATGGAGAACTGACGCCCGCTCACAGACTGCAGATGTTTATAAAGCCTCCCGGTGGACCAAATTAGGAGATGACTGCTGAAAAGATGGACTAAATCTGTCGTGTGATGTGGACCCTCCACGAGGGCAGACTCAGGACCTCAGGCTGCTAAAGTCCTTTTTAGGAGAAGCAGAGATTCACAGCTTATCTGTGCTCTGATAGAGACGCCGGACACCTCGTCTgctcctcctgtttcctcctctcgTGTTCAGAGCCCTGGAGGTCATGTGACTTTTTACACTTCTTTAGTTTCTTCTGCACTgtaaaaactctgctgctgtaTTTCAAAACATTCTGGTCAAAGCTGATTGATTTTAAGTTATCAGATGGAATACTATCATCAATTGATAACATGTTCAAGAGATCAATGATTTAAATCTGTCATCCTCACAAGTTGGACATTTGAatacatttcccagcatgcactgcattAGACTTAAAGCTGGTGCACACCATCAACCTACAGATggttattgattattgattagtGCTGATCTGACGTGTTGAACGTGGAGATCCATGTAAATGTAACTTTGATCAGGATGTCATTGATAATCTCTCAGAATGATTTGATGTCAAACAAACCggtcagtgtcacagtgtgtgtgtgtgattgaagtgtgtgttcagatgcagctgctgctctgatatGAAGGCGCTGTGTGACAGACtggagtgtttgtgtctctttatCTGTGACAGCGTCGCCTCTTCAGCCTCCAAATAGAATCCAGACGTCGGCTTTTATCAGTGGACGCAGCTTCATCGTCCCATTACAGCCGAGTGTGTCCTGAACCACCGACAACACAAAATCAATCAAACTCTAaactgatttttattatttattccaaaataaacttttatttttacaaagatacacacagtgtgtgtgtgtgtgtgtgtgttttgtgcaaagTTACATTCATTGTCTCACAGAAGAAAATAATGCGTTCACTGATTCAGCTGATTGGATGTTAAATGATCAATATATAAGATGAGGTCTTCTCACACAGACTTATTGATCTTGGTAATCGTGTGATCAGATCTGAAATGTTTTTGCAGCTAATAATAAAAATTATAAACTGTATTTAACTATTTATGTCAAAGTTCAAAACATGAAGCAGCCTAAGAGGGTTAcccaaaggtcaaaggtcaggtttTACCTGCTGTTCAtagacaggaagctgcagacGACCTGCCAGAATAAAGGCTCATCCCTGCACACTTCCTCTTCTCAAGTAACATCAACTGAATCAGGCGGCagctggaggtcaaaggtcgccACCTGAAGGGTCCATCGGAActcacactgagctgaaatGGGAGGGGCTTACAGCACATGATAGGCTGCTGAACACCGCAGCTTCAGCCAAAGCTGATTGTCAGCCATGACAGCGATCAATACAATGTCAGCAAGGCCCAGGTGAGGCTCAGGTGAGGCCCGGGTGAGGCTCAGGTGAGGCTCAAGTGAGGCCCAGGTGAGGCTCAAGTGAGGCCCAGGTGAGGCTCAGGTGAGGCCCAGGTGAGGCTCAGGTGAGGCTCAAGTGAGGCTCAGGTGAGGCCCGGGTGAGGCTCAGGTGAGGCTCAAGTGAGGCCCAGGTGAGGCTCCTGCTCAGCAGAGCGACATGCGTTTGCGGTGCTGCTCCACCAGCGGCACCATGCAGCGAGGCGAGCTGGCCTGCAGCAGGAACGGGTGCTCCAGCAGGTCGGTGGCGCTGCTGCGCTGCAACGTGTCACGGGTCAGCATGCAGCCAAGGAAGTCCTTCAACACAGGAGACACCTGagacagtgacatcatcagacaGGACCAATCAGGAGCCCAAAAACCAACAGCTggctcagcatgtgtgtgtgtgtgtgtctgaccttcTGGACATTCTTGATGCTCGGTGCTGCCTCGTCCCTCAGCTTCTTCATGGCACAGATGGGCGTCTCATTGAAATATGGCGGCTCTCCGTCCACCATCTCCACCACCATGATGCCCAGAGACCAGATGTCCacctgaggtcagaggtcacacagtACATTCAAAGTTCTGAAAGGCTCGGTGTGTTCTCTGCAGCTGCATCGCCGTTACCTCGGTGCCATACGCCGTTTTAGAGATCACCTCAGGAGCCATCCAATATGGAGTCCCCACCAAAGACTTCCTCTTCGGGACGTCTTTACTGATCTGAGCACAGAAACCAAAGTCTGACAGCTTGATctacaggagcaggaggaggaggagcaggaggaggaggaggaggaagaggaggagggaggaggaggaggaggaagaggaggaggaggaggaggaagaggaggagggaggaggaggaggaggaggaggaggagggaggaggaggaggaggaagaggaggaggaggacagaataTAAGccacataataataatgattatgAAACAGTAAACTTAGTAAATCAAATATAAAAGTCTAAATTAAGTTCATCTTATTTGTACATTGTCGAGCTGTTGTCACCACAGAAATCAAAATGTTGATTTGATTTTGAAACCTCCTGTGTCTGTGCTCACTAAGTGTTTGACCAATCAGGAGTCAGTGTGCGACAGAGAGGCGTGAATGAAGGCTTTGTGATGTTAATGTGACGGCCGTGCAGGTGTGTGCTTCAGTTTGGTGGTAGCCTGTCGCATGTCAGCTGCAGTTGCTAAAGCTACATGCTAACAGGCTTAGGCGTGGTCAGAGGCCTGAGCGTGCAGCTAGCTCTGAGGAGCGAGCTGCACCATGAGCTTCATGATCCGGTGTTTGATGAAGTCCAGTCGATAAGGAGGTGGATGTGTTTGAGTAAAACTGTGCGTTAGTCGCTCACGGCCGCAGCAGTTCGCCTGTTCTACA
Encoded here:
- the LOC114428407 gene encoding myosin-6 codes for the protein MGDALMAEFGKAAPYLRKSEKERLEAQTRPFDIKTECFVADDKVEYVKGQIQSKDGGMVTVKKEDGTTVTVKESDVHPQNPPKFDKIEDMAMFTFLHEPAVLFNLKERYAAWMIYTYSGLFCVTVNPYKWLPVYDSEVVAAYRGKKRSEAPPHIFSISDNAYQYMLTDRENQSVLITGESGAGKTVNTKRVIQYFASIAAVGSGVKKDSSKGTLEDQIIQANPALEAFGNAKTLRNDNSSRFGKFIRIHFGTSGKLSSADIETYLLEKSRVTFQLKAERNYHIFYQILSNQKPELLDMLLITNNPYDYSYISQGEVTVASINDSEELMATDSAFDVLGFTPDEKMGVYKLTGAIMHYGNMKFKQKQREEQAEPDGTEAADKSAYLMGLNSADLIKGLCHPRVKVGNEYVTKGQSVDQVYYAIGALAKSVYEKMFNWMVVRINQSLDTKQHRQYFIGVLDIAGFEIFDFNTFEQLCINYTNEKLQQFFNHHMFVLEQEEYKKEGIDWEFIDFGMDLQACIDLIEKPMGILSILEEECMFPKASDQTFKSKLYDNHLGKNKMFEKPRAAKGKAEAHFALVHYAGTVDYNISGWLVKNKDPLNETVVGLFQKSSLKLLSLLFVSYSGADGGDKGGKGAKKKGSSFQTVSALHRENLNKLMTNLKTTHPHFVRCLIPNEKKTPGVMDNCLVMHQLRCNGVLEGIRICRKGFPNRVLYGDFKQRYRILNASAIPEGQFIDCKKSAEKLLGSLDIDHTQYKFGHTKVFFKAGLLGTLEEMRDEQLSRIITRIQANARALLMREQFAKLIERRDALMVIQWNLRSFLGVKNWPWMKLFFKIKPLLKSAESEKEMANMKDEFNKLKEALEKSEARRKELEEKIVTLLQEKNDLTLQIQSEQDTLTDAEERCEQLIKSKIQQEAKLKEMTERLEDEEELNADLTAKKRKLEDECSELKKDIDDLELTLAKVEKEKHATENKVKNLTEEMSSQDENIMKLTKEKKALQEAHQQTLDDLQSEEDKANSLTKAKAKLEQQVDDLEGSLEQEKKVRMDLERSKRKLEGDVKLIQESLMDLENDKQQLEEKLKKKDFEVTQINSRLEDEQVASVQLQKKLKENQARIEELEEELDAERAARAKVEKQRSDLSRELEDISERLEEAGGATSAQVELNKKRDAEFQKLRRELEESTLQHEATAATLRKKHADSVAELGEQIDNLQRVKQKLEKEKSELKLELDDLYSNMESVVKVKSNIEKMCRTMEDNMNEYKSKYEEAQRTINDLTTQRAKLLTENGDAGRQLEEKECLISQLTRGKNSYNQQVEDLRRQLEEEVKAKNALAHAVQSARHDCDLLREQFEEEQEAKAELQRALSKSNSEVSAWRTKYETDGIQRTEELEEAKKKLVQRLQEAEEAIEAVNAKCSSLEKTKHRLQNEIEDLMLDLERSNAASAALDKKQRSFDKVLAEWKQKFEESQCELEASQKEARSLSTELFKLRNAYEESLDHLETMKRENKNLQEEISDLTDQLGEGGRSTHELEKMRKQLEQEKAELQSALEEAEGSLEHEESKILRAQLEFNQVKADIERKLAEKDEEMEQAKRNYQRILESLQSSLESETRSRNEALRVKKKMEGDLNEMEIQLSQANRQAADAQKQLKSLQAFLKDSQLQLDDTQHSNDDLRENIGLLERRNNLIQAELEEVRAALEQTERSRKLAEQELTDTTERMQLLHSQNTSLINQKKKHEADLLHLQSEMEEAIQENRNAEEKAKKAITDAAMMAEELKKEQDTSAHLERMKKNMEQTIKDLQHRLDEAEQIAMKGGKKQLQKLEARIRELENELEAEQKRGTESIKGVRKYERRIKELTYQTEEDRKNLARLQDLVDKLQLKVKSYKHAAEEAEEAANTNLTKLRKLQHELEEAEERADIAESQVNKLRAKTRDGSSKKGLDE